GTCGTAGTGCTCCACGCGCCCGGCCAGGCCGATGTACCAGCGCTCGGTGGGGTTGAGGGCAAAGTCCAGGTAGGCGGCGTAGTTGTTGCGCTCCAGGTCGGCTTCGTCTTCGGGGCGAATTACCAGCGCAGCCTGGGCGCCGCGGCTCGGCCCGCCGTTCAGGCCGCTGCGCACACTCAGGTCGTACAGCGGGTTGCGGCTGCCATCGGCGAGCAACTGCGGGTAGGTGTAGCTGCCCACACTGTAGGCGTCGGCCGAGCCGGCGAAGGTCTGGAAGCGTTCCCAGCGGTGCTCCAGGCCGGCGGACACCTGCACCGCGAAGGGCAGCAGCGGCAGGCTGTCGAAATGCCGGGTGACGTCGAGGTTGTTGACCCATTGGTCGAACTGCAGGGTCGCCAGGTCGCCGAACGAGGTGGGCGAGGCCGGCCCGTACGTGGGGTTGATGGTCAGGTCGCTGGAGTGGTGGTTGCGGTTGCGCCCGTAGGTGGTAGAGAGGTCCCAGTTCCACGCGCCGAGCTCGCCCTTGCCGCCGAGCAGCCACTGCCAGTCGGTGTCCTTGATGTTGTTCAGCGGGTCGTAGCCGTCCGGGTACCGCTCGGGAATCGAGGCGGTGCTGTAGGCCAGGCGCTTGTTGTTGTAGATGGTCGCGTCGCGTTCGCCATAGGTGGCGTAGGAATACACGCGGGTGCTGTCGGTGAGTGGCAGTTCGGCGTTGTAGCCAAGGTTGAAGGCTTCCAGGTCGGGGTCGCCGTTCTTCAGTGCGCGATGGTCCCAGCTGTCCTGGCGCGTGTCGCCGGGGGCATAGCCCCGGTAGTTGGCGTCGGCCTTGTCGTAGACGAATGCCTGGTTGCGCTTGCGCGCGTCCGCCGAGACATGCAGGAAACCGCCGTCGCCGAGCGACAGGCCTTTGTCGCCCGCAAACTTGATGTTCTCACCCTGGCCGTCGCCAAGGCGGCCGTAGCTGGTTTCCAGATGCCCGCCGCTGGCCGACGATTTGAGAATCACGTTGATCACTCCGGCCACGGCGTCGGAGCCGTACTGCGCTGCTGCGCTGTCCTTGAGCACCTCGATGCGCTCCACGGCGCTGATCGGGATCAGGTCCAGGTCCACCGCGTTGGCGCCACTGGTATCGATGTTGCCGCCGGCGGGCATGGCGCCGTTGTGGCGGCGCTTGCCGTTGACCAGCACCAGGGTATAGGCCGGCCCCAGGCCACGGTTGGTCAAGGGCCGGGTGGTGGACTGGAAGCCCGAAGTGTTGGCGCCGAAGTTGAACGATGGCAGCAGCTTGGAGATGGCCTCCGACAGCTCGGCGCGACCGGTCTTGAGCAGTTGTTCGCTGTTGATGATGTCGATGGGCGTCGGGCTGTCGGCCACGGTGCGCTGAGCGCCGCGAACGCCGGTGGAAATCACCGTCACGGTTTCCAGGCGGGTGTCATCCTGGGTGTCGGCCCAGGCGCCGGGGGCTAGCAGGCAGGCCAGGGTCAGGCCCGACAAGGTGCTGGTCTGGGGGATAGACAGGGCAGAGCGGTGCAGCTTGGTGGCGGTCAGGGTCATGGGTGGTTCCAGATCACGGCAGTGGCCAGGCCGCTTGCGGCGGGCTTGGCAGTTGGGCTCGAGCGTCGCTGCCGGTGGCAGGCAGGCGGCGCTTGTCGGTGGGTTCTGGAGCGAGGCGGGTGGTGGTGGGTCGCTCGGGTGACGCCGCTATCCGGGAGGCGGCCGGTCAAGCGAAGGTGAAGTCGAGGCTGATCTTATAGTTATGAAAAAGAGTGGGAAAATTCTTTTTTGGAATATTTTAATATTTAAATAACAAATCAAATCTATGTCTGATTATGTTATTTGGGTATTTATTGCTGGGCGTGCAGGTTTACCAGGCCGCTGTTTTCAGGCACTGGCAATCTGAACAATAGCGGCGCTGTAGCGTCTCAGTGGACAGGTCGTTCCAGCTTCCAGCCAGGTCATGCATGAAATTTCTCTCCCGCCTGTTTTCCCGCAAGAAATCTCCAGCTCCGTTGCCGGCGGCCACGGATTTGGCCAATGACGCTTCCCAGGATGCCGAAACGCTGCAACAGGCAGTGCGTCAGGCCGGTCATGAGCGTATGGATCGCCACTGGCGTTCGGTGGGGCAACTGGAAAGCGATGTGCTGACCTACCTGATCAGCCCCGGGCTCAGTGGTAGCGCGCAGTGGCCGAGTACCCGCCAAGCGTATCGGGTGGTGCGCCGGGGCGAATCGCTGCTGCTGGCCACCGATGGTCTCTCTGATCCGTTCGACGGTGTGGAAGGCATGGGCAACGGCTTCGAAATGGAACTGTTCCTGGAGACGTCGGACCTGCCCGAGACGATGCGCGGCGAAGCCGGGCAGGTGGATGCCCTGAAGGGCAGTTGGGCCTTCGAGCTGCTCGAACACGTGGCCAGTACCGTGGCGGATGCTGGCGGTATTACCCATCAGCTGGAGCAGTACGGCGTGCTGTCGCTGGAGCTGCCGGGGGTCAGCCAGTCGCGCAGCATCGCCGCGCAGGTACCGGCGCGTTTCGTCAGCGCTGACGACTGCATTGGTGTATTGCTGGGTGGTCCGGGGCCGGATTTCCCGACCCGGCTGGAGGATATGCCGCTGTCGCCGGTGACATTGGTGCCGGTGGTGTTGATCACCGCCGCCGAGCTGGACTACGTGCGAGCCGGCGGCGGCGCAGCACGCGCCCAACTGGTGGCGCGCCTGGCGGGGGCGGGCGTGCTGGGCACCAGCTCGCTGCAGCGCGACAGCGTGGTCTGAGCGCTGCGCCAGGCCTGTGTCGATCGACGAATATGTTTCAATTTGATGCGAAGCGAGCTGTGCCGAAGGCCAACGCAGCCCGCGCATTTCGTGCCTCGCAGCGAAGCGACGGCTCTGGCGCGGGCACAAAGCGAGTGTCGTGAACTGCACAAACAGTTATGCAAGTAAAAATCATTATCATTAGCGACATTGATTGGTGATAGATTCCTGCCCCTCCGAACGCTGCGCCCGGCCTCCCGGCGATAGGGCTTCTGACCCGACCCCGCCTAGGCCGCAGTCCTTCATGCTCTTGCAGGAATCTTTCCGATGTCTCGTCTTGTCTTTCCCGCCCTGGCGGGTGTCATCGCCCTGAGTGCGCCCGCCTGGGTCATTGCTGCGTCCCAAGGCTCTGCGGGGGCCTTGACCCTCGACACCCTCAACATCAATGCCGAACAGGCCGGCCTGGACGCGGCAACCACCGAAGGCACCCATTCCTACACCACCGGTTCGATGAGCACCGCCACCAAGCTGCCCTTGTCGATTCGCGAGACACCCCAGTCGGTCAGCGTCATCACCCGGCAACGCATCGAAGACCAGGGCATGAATGACCTCAATGACCTGGTCAAGTACGCGCCGGGCATCACCCTGCGCAAGTATGGTTCCGACCGGCTGGAGTATCTGTCGCGGGGCTTCAAGATCGAC
The Pseudomonas sp. DTU_2021_1001937_2_SI_NGA_ILE_001 DNA segment above includes these coding regions:
- a CDS encoding TonB-dependent receptor, encoding MTLTATKLHRSALSIPQTSTLSGLTLACLLAPGAWADTQDDTRLETVTVISTGVRGAQRTVADSPTPIDIINSEQLLKTGRAELSEAISKLLPSFNFGANTSGFQSTTRPLTNRGLGPAYTLVLVNGKRRHNGAMPAGGNIDTSGANAVDLDLIPISAVERIEVLKDSAAAQYGSDAVAGVINVILKSSASGGHLETSYGRLGDGQGENIKFAGDKGLSLGDGGFLHVSADARKRNQAFVYDKADANYRGYAPGDTRQDSWDHRALKNGDPDLEAFNLGYNAELPLTDSTRVYSYATYGERDATIYNNKRLAYSTASIPERYPDGYDPLNNIKDTDWQWLLGGKGELGAWNWDLSTTYGRNRNHHSSDLTINPTYGPASPTSFGDLATLQFDQWVNNLDVTRHFDSLPLLPFAVQVSAGLEHRWERFQTFAGSADAYSVGSYTYPQLLADGSRNPLYDLSVRSGLNGGPSRGAQAALVIRPEDEADLERNNYAAYLDFALNPTERWYIGLAGRVEHYDDIQKNTFALKLNSRYELTDTLAVRGTLGTGFRAPSLTQLGYSVADNRTGVNAQGVVVPALRYTATPGSALAKAFGASDLDPEKTRNLGLGLTWQPARRTSVTLDAYVVDIDDRILLSQNIYDTGNGAVNGILRSLGVAEGSWVSYYTNAFDTRTRGLDLVFDHSTPLGAFGDVRWSAAFNWNKTTIEGSRSTPANLAASGIEVIGHAAEGNLVAASPKTKWVLGANWRIERFAVNLQTTRYGKVETWADDARADRSFDAKWITDLDIAYSITDNLTASVGGTNIFNVYPDRNGVVASPSNGGQGIYGNPPFSPNGGFWYTKLAYDF
- a CDS encoding Suppressor of fused protein (SUFU), which encodes MKFLSRLFSRKKSPAPLPAATDLANDASQDAETLQQAVRQAGHERMDRHWRSVGQLESDVLTYLISPGLSGSAQWPSTRQAYRVVRRGESLLLATDGLSDPFDGVEGMGNGFEMELFLETSDLPETMRGEAGQVDALKGSWAFELLEHVASTVADAGGITHQLEQYGVLSLELPGVSQSRSIAAQVPARFVSADDCIGVLLGGPGPDFPTRLEDMPLSPVTLVPVVLITAAELDYVRAGGGAARAQLVARLAGAGVLGTSSLQRDSVV